The Rhodohalobacter sp. SW132 genome includes a region encoding these proteins:
- the acnA gene encoding aconitate hydratase AcnA, whose product MADKNPLLKTRIPIPGADNNVHAYSLKKLEEMGYGSVSKLPFTIKVLLEAVLREYDGYTVTEDDVKILADYNAKNPSGEIPFKPSRVVLQDFTGVPAVVDLAALRSAMKRMGGNPQSINPQVPVDLVIDHSVQVDMFGQEAAFMFNVEREMERNNERYEFLKWGQKAFDNFRVVPPGRGIVHQVNLEYLAKGVFTRKEDDGTTVAYPDTLVGTDSHTTMINGLGILGWGVGGIEAEAAMLGQPIYMLVPEVVGVKLTGKLREGITATDLTLTVTEMLRRHGVVSKFVEFYGPGLSNMSLPDRATIANMSPEYGATMGFFPIDSEALRYMRRTGRDEELVKLVEAYTKEQGLFRTDDTPDPEFSETLQLDLGDVETSLAGPKRPQDRITLPNMKKTFESSLTSDDPTMGFNLTQEKLANKGIFKNGQEIEMKHGDVVIAAITSCTNTSNPSVMLGAGIIAKKAVEKGMKVPAFVKTSLAPGSRVVTEYLNEAGLTDYMDKLGFNLVGYGCTTCIGNSGPLPEAVETAVKEGDLIVAGVLSGNRNFEGRIHPYVKANYLASPPLVVAYALAGTVDIDLDKEPIGKDGDGNDVYLKDIWPSSDEIAEFLDEAIRPELFDKMYGDIFESETWDKISVGEGELYEWKPESTYIQEPPFFQGMGENPEPIKPITGAKTLVKVGDSITTDHISPAGNIKTDSPAGEYLIDNGVEVRDFNSYGSRRGNDRVMTRGTFANVRFKNQLAPGTEGGFTKYHPSGEITTIYDAAERYKKEGTPLVALAGKEYGTGSSRDWAAKGTILLGVKAVIATSYERIHRSNLVGMGVLPLQFADGESHESLGLDGSEEFNIHIDDNLKPRQTVKVEAKKADGTIVKFDTVNRIDTPVEIDYFRNGGILHKVLRDYVEEDKKQRA is encoded by the coding sequence ATGGCCGATAAGAATCCACTTCTAAAAACAAGAATTCCGATTCCCGGAGCTGACAATAATGTCCATGCATATAGTTTGAAAAAACTTGAGGAGATGGGCTATGGTTCTGTCAGCAAACTGCCTTTCACGATAAAAGTTCTCCTTGAAGCCGTTCTGCGGGAGTATGACGGATATACAGTAACAGAAGATGACGTGAAAATTCTGGCAGATTATAACGCCAAGAATCCAAGCGGTGAGATTCCATTTAAGCCGTCGCGTGTAGTGCTGCAGGATTTCACCGGTGTTCCGGCTGTTGTTGATCTCGCCGCACTCCGATCCGCGATGAAACGCATGGGCGGAAATCCACAATCCATCAACCCGCAGGTTCCGGTTGATCTTGTGATTGATCACTCTGTTCAGGTTGATATGTTTGGTCAGGAAGCCGCATTTATGTTCAATGTTGAGCGTGAGATGGAGCGAAACAACGAGCGGTACGAATTTCTGAAATGGGGACAAAAAGCATTTGATAACTTCCGGGTAGTGCCTCCGGGCCGCGGAATTGTTCACCAGGTAAACCTTGAATACCTGGCGAAGGGCGTGTTTACACGAAAAGAAGATGACGGCACGACCGTTGCCTATCCAGATACGCTGGTGGGAACCGACTCCCATACTACTATGATTAACGGACTCGGAATCCTCGGATGGGGCGTTGGCGGTATCGAAGCGGAAGCCGCGATGCTGGGGCAGCCGATCTACATGCTCGTTCCCGAAGTAGTGGGAGTGAAGCTGACCGGAAAACTCCGTGAAGGTATCACCGCAACCGACCTTACGCTGACTGTTACCGAAATGCTTCGCCGACATGGTGTGGTAAGCAAATTTGTAGAGTTTTATGGGCCGGGACTGAGCAATATGAGTCTGCCGGATCGCGCGACGATTGCGAATATGTCGCCCGAGTACGGAGCAACCATGGGTTTCTTTCCGATCGACAGCGAAGCACTGCGATACATGCGCCGAACCGGCCGTGATGAAGAGCTTGTAAAACTGGTTGAAGCATACACCAAAGAGCAGGGACTTTTCAGAACTGACGATACTCCTGATCCCGAGTTTTCAGAAACACTGCAGCTGGATCTGGGTGATGTTGAAACTTCCCTCGCCGGGCCAAAGCGTCCGCAGGACAGAATTACCCTGCCGAATATGAAGAAGACGTTCGAATCATCCCTGACCAGTGATGACCCAACCATGGGCTTTAATCTGACGCAGGAAAAACTGGCCAACAAAGGGATATTCAAAAATGGTCAGGAAATTGAAATGAAGCATGGCGATGTGGTTATCGCGGCGATCACAAGCTGTACCAACACATCCAACCCGAGCGTAATGCTGGGTGCGGGAATCATCGCCAAGAAGGCTGTTGAAAAAGGAATGAAAGTTCCTGCGTTTGTGAAAACATCGCTGGCTCCCGGTTCACGTGTGGTTACGGAATACCTGAATGAAGCCGGTCTGACCGACTATATGGATAAACTTGGGTTTAACCTGGTGGGATACGGATGTACAACGTGTATCGGAAATTCCGGTCCGCTCCCAGAAGCGGTTGAGACAGCCGTGAAAGAGGGCGACCTGATTGTTGCCGGTGTGCTTTCCGGAAACCGGAACTTCGAAGGACGGATTCACCCCTATGTGAAAGCGAACTATCTTGCATCACCGCCGCTTGTAGTAGCATACGCGCTTGCAGGTACGGTTGACATCGATCTGGACAAAGAACCGATCGGTAAAGATGGAGATGGCAACGACGTATACCTGAAAGATATCTGGCCATCATCGGATGAAATCGCCGAATTTCTTGATGAAGCGATTCGTCCCGAGCTGTTTGATAAGATGTACGGCGATATTTTTGAATCAGAAACGTGGGATAAAATCTCCGTGGGCGAAGGCGAACTTTATGAGTGGAAGCCGGAATCCACCTACATCCAGGAGCCGCCGTTCTTCCAGGGAATGGGCGAAAATCCGGAGCCGATCAAACCGATTACCGGAGCCAAAACCCTCGTGAAAGTGGGCGATTCCATTACGACCGATCACATTTCACCTGCAGGAAATATCAAAACGGACAGCCCTGCCGGCGAATACCTGATTGACAACGGTGTTGAAGTGCGCGATTTCAACTCCTACGGATCACGAAGAGGAAACGATCGCGTGATGACCCGCGGAACCTTTGCCAATGTTCGATTCAAGAATCAGCTTGCACCGGGCACGGAAGGCGGATTTACCAAGTACCACCCATCCGGGGAGATCACCACGATCTATGACGCTGCCGAACGCTACAAAAAAGAGGGTACACCTCTTGTGGCACTGGCAGGTAAAGAGTACGGAACCGGATCATCCCGTGACTGGGCAGCAAAAGGAACCATTCTTCTTGGTGTGAAGGCGGTTATTGCAACGTCATACGAAAGAATTCACCGCTCAAACCTCGTCGGGATGGGCGTGCTGCCTCTACAGTTTGCGGATGGCGAAAGCCACGAATC